The proteins below come from a single Sphingomonas carotinifaciens genomic window:
- the petA gene encoding ubiquinol-cytochrome c reductase iron-sulfur subunit → MAVADNVIPPGEAPEPFHEEVHDPRRRDFINIAAVSFAGVGAVAIVLPLINQMNPSADVLAASTTEIDLSKIAPGQAIKTSFRKQPLFVRNLTPAEIAAADAVPLAELRDPQTLAERTKEGKKNWLITLGVCTHLGCVPLGAGEGENKGPFGGYFCPCHGSAYDTAARIRKGPAPTNLVVPDYAFTSDTVVTVG, encoded by the coding sequence ATGGCGGTAGCGGACAACGTAATACCACCGGGCGAGGCGCCGGAGCCGTTCCACGAAGAGGTGCATGATCCCCGCCGCCGCGATTTCATCAATATCGCGGCCGTGTCCTTTGCGGGCGTCGGCGCGGTGGCGATCGTGTTGCCGCTGATCAACCAGATGAACCCGTCCGCCGACGTGCTGGCCGCGTCGACGACCGAGATCGACCTGTCCAAGATCGCACCGGGCCAGGCGATCAAGACCAGTTTCCGCAAGCAGCCGCTGTTCGTGCGCAACCTGACCCCGGCGGAGATCGCTGCGGCGGATGCGGTGCCGCTGGCCGAGCTGCGCGATCCGCAGACGCTGGCCGAGCGGACCAAAGAGGGCAAGAAGAACTGGCTGATCACGCTGGGCGTTTGCACCCATCTGGGCTGCGTGCCGCTGGGCGCCGGCGAGGGCGAGAACAAGGGGCCGTTCGGGGGCTATTTCTGCCCATGCCATGGATCGGCCTACGACACCGCGGCGCGAATCCGCAAAGGCCCGGCACCGACCAACCTGGTGGTGCCCGATTATGCATTCACGTCCGACACCGTCGTGACGGTCGGCTGA